Proteins found in one Polyodon spathula isolate WHYD16114869_AA chromosome 42, ASM1765450v1, whole genome shotgun sequence genomic segment:
- the LOC121305286 gene encoding leukotriene B4 receptor 1-like isoform X1 gives MNCQTIQSGAHCSCLRILIPNCIPDQRETMNFSSSSPPSLPPQPPPSSPGFSQILGAVILILAFVLGFPGNLFVVWTVLCRVTRRSVTCLLVLNLAAADALVLLSAPFFMRYVIGGRGWEFGTVFCKLVHYLCSINMYASIFLITTMSLDRFLAVSRPFLSQQLRTKKVLLKTLLVIWSLAFLFAIPMPFYRSVFPKGGLFYCIPFHSDPKHMVFQYLMETIFGFLIPFAIIAFCYTYVGLRLRNAMFQRKGKGSRIILLIVAVFVVFWMPYHIVNLIQVSSALAWEESLKEALLNAAKTARPNVTAFAFFSSSINPILYVFVGSSHIRSAGLNFMAKMFEGTYSEGSGSRRFSRSTRSTRSGSLEATSLRKISLKPVKDKRQGRDVERAGMMAELRRVCTTDEKETGNQSSS, from the exons GATCCTGATCCCCAACTGTATTCCAGACCAGCGTGAAACCATGAatttctcctcttcctctcccccctctctcccccctcaacctcctccctcctcccctggCTTCTCTCAAATTCTAGGCGCTGTCATCCTGATCTTGGCATTTGTTCTGGGTTTCCCGGGGAACTTGTTTGTGGTGTGGACAGTGTTGTGTCGCGTGACCCGGCGCTCCGTCACCTGCCTGCTGGTCTTGAATTTGGCCGCTGCAGATGCCCTGGTTCTGCTCAGTGCTCCCTTCTTCATGCGTTATGTCATAGGGGGCAGGGGATGGGAGTTTGGGACGGTCTTCTGCAAGCTGGTTCATTACCTCTGTAGTATCAATATGTACGCCTCCATCTTCCTCATCACCACCATGAGCCTTGACCGCTTCCTTGCCGTGTCCCGCCCCTTCCTGTCCCAGCAGCTGCGTACCAAGAAGGTCCTGCTTAAAACTCTGCTGGTCATCTGGAGCCTGGCTTTCCTCTTCGCGATTCCCATGCCCTTCTACCGCAG CGTTTTCCCAAAAGGAGGATTGTTTTACTGCATACCGTTCCACAGCGATCCAAAGCACATGGTTTTCCAATACCTGATGGAGACCATCTTTGGATTCCTTATCCCGTTTGCCATAATCGCATTCTGCTACACATATGTAGGCTTGCGGCTAAGAAATGCCATGTttcaaagaaaaggaaaaggtaGCCGAATCATTCTTCTCATCGTGGCTGTCTTTGTAGTCTTCTGGATGCCCTACCACATCGTGAACCTGATCCAGGTTTCGAGTGCTTTAGCTTGGGAAGAATCGCTCAAAGAGGCTCTCCTGAATGCTGCGAAAACAGCCAGGCCCAATGTGACGGCCTTCGCGTTCTTTAGCAGCAGCATCAACCCTATTCTCTATGTCTTCGTCGGGAGTTCCCATATCCGCAGCGCCGGCTTGAATTTCATGGCCAAGATGTTCGAGGGGACTTATTCCGAAGGGTCAGGATCACGCCGGTTTTCCAGGAGCACTCGCTCAACACGTAGCGGATCCCTGGAGGCTACTTCGCTCCGGAAGATATCTCTAAAACCGGTGAAGGACAAGAGACAGGGTCGGGATGTGGAAAGAGCTGGAATGATGGCCGAATTGAGGAGGGTCTGCACGACTGATGAAAAGGAGACAGGGAACCAGTCTTCATCTTAG
- the LOC121305286 gene encoding leukotriene B4 receptor 1-like isoform X2 translates to MRILIPNCIPDQRETMNFSSSSPPSLPPQPPPSSPGFSQILGAVILILAFVLGFPGNLFVVWTVLCRVTRRSVTCLLVLNLAAADALVLLSAPFFMRYVIGGRGWEFGTVFCKLVHYLCSINMYASIFLITTMSLDRFLAVSRPFLSQQLRTKKVLLKTLLVIWSLAFLFAIPMPFYRSVFPKGGLFYCIPFHSDPKHMVFQYLMETIFGFLIPFAIIAFCYTYVGLRLRNAMFQRKGKGSRIILLIVAVFVVFWMPYHIVNLIQVSSALAWEESLKEALLNAAKTARPNVTAFAFFSSSINPILYVFVGSSHIRSAGLNFMAKMFEGTYSEGSGSRRFSRSTRSTRSGSLEATSLRKISLKPVKDKRQGRDVERAGMMAELRRVCTTDEKETGNQSSS, encoded by the exons GATCCTGATCCCCAACTGTATTCCAGACCAGCGTGAAACCATGAatttctcctcttcctctcccccctctctcccccctcaacctcctccctcctcccctggCTTCTCTCAAATTCTAGGCGCTGTCATCCTGATCTTGGCATTTGTTCTGGGTTTCCCGGGGAACTTGTTTGTGGTGTGGACAGTGTTGTGTCGCGTGACCCGGCGCTCCGTCACCTGCCTGCTGGTCTTGAATTTGGCCGCTGCAGATGCCCTGGTTCTGCTCAGTGCTCCCTTCTTCATGCGTTATGTCATAGGGGGCAGGGGATGGGAGTTTGGGACGGTCTTCTGCAAGCTGGTTCATTACCTCTGTAGTATCAATATGTACGCCTCCATCTTCCTCATCACCACCATGAGCCTTGACCGCTTCCTTGCCGTGTCCCGCCCCTTCCTGTCCCAGCAGCTGCGTACCAAGAAGGTCCTGCTTAAAACTCTGCTGGTCATCTGGAGCCTGGCTTTCCTCTTCGCGATTCCCATGCCCTTCTACCGCAG CGTTTTCCCAAAAGGAGGATTGTTTTACTGCATACCGTTCCACAGCGATCCAAAGCACATGGTTTTCCAATACCTGATGGAGACCATCTTTGGATTCCTTATCCCGTTTGCCATAATCGCATTCTGCTACACATATGTAGGCTTGCGGCTAAGAAATGCCATGTttcaaagaaaaggaaaaggtaGCCGAATCATTCTTCTCATCGTGGCTGTCTTTGTAGTCTTCTGGATGCCCTACCACATCGTGAACCTGATCCAGGTTTCGAGTGCTTTAGCTTGGGAAGAATCGCTCAAAGAGGCTCTCCTGAATGCTGCGAAAACAGCCAGGCCCAATGTGACGGCCTTCGCGTTCTTTAGCAGCAGCATCAACCCTATTCTCTATGTCTTCGTCGGGAGTTCCCATATCCGCAGCGCCGGCTTGAATTTCATGGCCAAGATGTTCGAGGGGACTTATTCCGAAGGGTCAGGATCACGCCGGTTTTCCAGGAGCACTCGCTCAACACGTAGCGGATCCCTGGAGGCTACTTCGCTCCGGAAGATATCTCTAAAACCGGTGAAGGACAAGAGACAGGGTCGGGATGTGGAAAGAGCTGGAATGATGGCCGAATTGAGGAGGGTCTGCACGACTGATGAAAAGGAGACAGGGAACCAGTCTTCATCTTAG
- the LOC121305286 gene encoding leukotriene B4 receptor 1-like isoform X3, whose product MNFSSSSPPSLPPQPPPSSPGFSQILGAVILILAFVLGFPGNLFVVWTVLCRVTRRSVTCLLVLNLAAADALVLLSAPFFMRYVIGGRGWEFGTVFCKLVHYLCSINMYASIFLITTMSLDRFLAVSRPFLSQQLRTKKVLLKTLLVIWSLAFLFAIPMPFYRSVFPKGGLFYCIPFHSDPKHMVFQYLMETIFGFLIPFAIIAFCYTYVGLRLRNAMFQRKGKGSRIILLIVAVFVVFWMPYHIVNLIQVSSALAWEESLKEALLNAAKTARPNVTAFAFFSSSINPILYVFVGSSHIRSAGLNFMAKMFEGTYSEGSGSRRFSRSTRSTRSGSLEATSLRKISLKPVKDKRQGRDVERAGMMAELRRVCTTDEKETGNQSSS is encoded by the exons ATGAatttctcctcttcctctcccccctctctcccccctcaacctcctccctcctcccctggCTTCTCTCAAATTCTAGGCGCTGTCATCCTGATCTTGGCATTTGTTCTGGGTTTCCCGGGGAACTTGTTTGTGGTGTGGACAGTGTTGTGTCGCGTGACCCGGCGCTCCGTCACCTGCCTGCTGGTCTTGAATTTGGCCGCTGCAGATGCCCTGGTTCTGCTCAGTGCTCCCTTCTTCATGCGTTATGTCATAGGGGGCAGGGGATGGGAGTTTGGGACGGTCTTCTGCAAGCTGGTTCATTACCTCTGTAGTATCAATATGTACGCCTCCATCTTCCTCATCACCACCATGAGCCTTGACCGCTTCCTTGCCGTGTCCCGCCCCTTCCTGTCCCAGCAGCTGCGTACCAAGAAGGTCCTGCTTAAAACTCTGCTGGTCATCTGGAGCCTGGCTTTCCTCTTCGCGATTCCCATGCCCTTCTACCGCAG CGTTTTCCCAAAAGGAGGATTGTTTTACTGCATACCGTTCCACAGCGATCCAAAGCACATGGTTTTCCAATACCTGATGGAGACCATCTTTGGATTCCTTATCCCGTTTGCCATAATCGCATTCTGCTACACATATGTAGGCTTGCGGCTAAGAAATGCCATGTttcaaagaaaaggaaaaggtaGCCGAATCATTCTTCTCATCGTGGCTGTCTTTGTAGTCTTCTGGATGCCCTACCACATCGTGAACCTGATCCAGGTTTCGAGTGCTTTAGCTTGGGAAGAATCGCTCAAAGAGGCTCTCCTGAATGCTGCGAAAACAGCCAGGCCCAATGTGACGGCCTTCGCGTTCTTTAGCAGCAGCATCAACCCTATTCTCTATGTCTTCGTCGGGAGTTCCCATATCCGCAGCGCCGGCTTGAATTTCATGGCCAAGATGTTCGAGGGGACTTATTCCGAAGGGTCAGGATCACGCCGGTTTTCCAGGAGCACTCGCTCAACACGTAGCGGATCCCTGGAGGCTACTTCGCTCCGGAAGATATCTCTAAAACCGGTGAAGGACAAGAGACAGGGTCGGGATGTGGAAAGAGCTGGAATGATGGCCGAATTGAGGAGGGTCTGCACGACTGATGAAAAGGAGACAGGGAACCAGTCTTCATCTTAG